A section of the Primulina eburnea isolate SZY01 chromosome 1, ASM2296580v1, whole genome shotgun sequence genome encodes:
- the LOC140823405 gene encoding LOW QUALITY PROTEIN: U-box domain-containing protein 35-like (The sequence of the model RefSeq protein was modified relative to this genomic sequence to represent the inferred CDS: deleted 1 base in 1 codon), which produces MWLPSAKGSTMGKKGGRNGLVAVALDKDKGSQYALKWAIENLLTKGQTIILIHVVQRSSSVSLGNNYAIHDLNGATNAYKQVLEKQTKELFLTFHCFCTRKDIQCFDVVLEDTDVAKAITEYVAHGAIENLVLGASRHGFIKRLKTVDIPTSVSKRAPDFCTVYVISKSKISSVRNASRLAPFTSPLATQIHQMQGQANGNSTTADEHPKRLPSTRGGEKTPRKSGVDDTDIVKSPFLRGRGYTGKWVGDLSEADTDISFISSERPSTDRVSGAKGSELNSFTDFSSSSLENDDVEAEMRRLKLELQKTMDMYSTACKEALTAKQKAVELHRWRLEEERRLEDARLAEEAARITAEQEKAKYKVAMENAQAAQRVAEMESQKRVGIEMNAIQDSDEERAISISPLRYRRYTIEEIEESTEYFAKSRKIGEGGYGPVFKCHLDHTPVAIKVLRPDAAQGRSQFQQEVEVLSCMRHPHMVLLLGACPEYGCLVYEYMANGSLDDRLFRRENTRPLTWQLRFRIAAEIATGLHFLHQTKPEPLVHRDLKPGNILLDQNYVSKIGDVGLARLVPPNVADDVTQYRMTSTAGTFCYIDPEYQQTGMLGVKSDIYSLGVVLLQILTAKPAMGLTHHIGRAIEKGTLAEMLDSSVPDWPVEEALTMAKLAIQCAELRRKDRPDLGKIVLPELNRLREFAEENMTQFLVATSAAPPSHDLAAANKPIKSDPQPHFEGSNPKDCSSYASLPEKL; this is translated from the exons ATGTGGCTTCCAAGTGCAAAGGGAAGCACGATGGGGAAGAAGGGTGGCCGCAATGGCCTTGTTGCGGTAGCATTAGACAAAGATAAAGGCAGCCAATATGCACTCAAATGGGCTATAGAGAATCTCCTCACCAAAGGCCAAACTATCATACTCATTCATGTCGTCCAGCGGTCCTCGTCGGTTTCAC TTGGGAACAATTATGCGATTCATGATCTTAACGGAGCCACAAATGCCTATAAGCAAGTTCTTGAAAAGCAAACCAAGGAGCTGTTCCTCACATTCCATTGCTTCTGCACAAGGAAAGAT ATACAATGCTTTGATGTGGTGCTGGAGGACACCGATGTAGCGAAAGCTATAACAGAATACGTTGCACATGGTGCAATCGAAAACTTAGTTCTTGGTGCTTCCCGACATGGCTTTATCAA ACGATTGAAAACGGTAGACATCCCTACCAGTGTCTCAAAGAGAGCACCGGATTTTTGTACAGTTTACGTCATATCGAAATCGAAGATCTCCTCCGTGAGAAACGCTTCTCGTCTTGCGCCATTCACGTCCCCTCTTGCAACTCAAATACACCAAATGCAGGGGCAGGCTAATGGTAATAGTACCACTGCTGACGAACACCCTAAGCGTTTGCCTAGTACGAGAG GGGGAGAAAAGACACCGCGGAAGTCAGGAGTTGATGACACTGATATAGTCAA GTCTCCATTTCTAAGGGGAAGAGGGTACACGGGAAAGTGGGTAGGGGATCTCTCAGAAGCTGATACTGATATATCATTCATAAGCTCTGAAAGGCCAAGCACAGATCGAGTTTCAG GGGCTAAGGGGAGTGAATTAAACTCTTTCACTGATTTTTCATCATCATCGCTCGAAAAT GATGACGTCGAAGCCGAAATGAGGAGGCTAAAACTAGAGTTGCAGAAAACTATGGATATGTACAGCACTGCATGTAAGGAAGCTCTAACTGCTAAACAAAAG GCAGTGGAGCTTCATCGGTGGAGATTAGAAGAAGAACGAAGACTAGAAGACGCTCGACTGGCAGAAGAAGCAGCACGAATTACCGCTGAACAAGAGAAAGCTAAGTATAAAGTAGCCATGGAGAATGCTCAAGCAGCTCAGAGAGTTGCAGAAATGGAGTCCCAAAAAAGAGTTGGCATAGAAATGAACGCAATTCAAGACTCAGATGAGGAGAGAGCAATAAGTATATCACCATTACGATACAGAAGATACACCATTGAAGAAATCGAAGAGTCTACTGAGTATTTTGCTAAATCTCGTAAAATTGGTGAAGGCGGCTATGGCCCGGTCTTTAAATGTCACCTTGATCATACTCCGGTGGCAATAAAGGTCTTGCGTCCCGATGCTGCTCAAGGAAGATCGCAGTTTCAACAAGAG GTTGAAGTGCTAAGTTGCATGAGACATCCACATATGGTCCTGCTTCTTGGAGCCTGTCCCGAATACGGCTGTTTAGTATATGAGTATATGGCCAACGGTAGCTTGGATGATCGTCTTTTCAGGAGAGAGAACACTCGCCCCCTCACATGGCAACTTCGGTTTAGAATTGCTGCAGAGATAGCCACAGGCCTTCACTTTCTCCACCAGACAAAGCCAGAGCCTTTGGTCCATCGAGACCTAAAACCGGGAAACATTCTTCTAGACCAGAACTATGTGAGCAAAATTGGTGATGTTGGATTGGCAAGACTCGTTCCTCCTAATGTAGCAGATGATGTAACACAATACCGAATGACATCAACAGCC GGAACTTTCTGCTATATAGATCCTGAATATCAGCAAACCGGCATGCTTGGAGTGAAATCTGACATATATTCGTTAGGGGTCGTGCTTCTACAAATACTAACTGCAAAACCAGCAATGGGCTTAACTCACCACATTGGACGTGCGATTGAGAAAGGAACATTGGCGGAGATGTTGGATTCTTCGGTTCCAGATTGGCCTGTGGAAGAGGCCTTAACAATGGCAAAACTTGCAATCCAATGCGCAGAACTAAGGCGGAAAGATAGACCGGACCTTGGCAAGATTGTTTTACCAGAGCTTAATAGATTGAGAGAATTTGCTGAAGAAAACATGACTCAGTTTCTGGTAGCTACAAGTGCAGCTCCACCGAGTCACGACCTTGCTGCTGCTAATAAG CCAATCAAGAGTGACCCTCAACCACACTTTGAAGGTAGCAATCCAAAAGACTGTTCAAGTTATGCATCTCTACCAGAAAAGCTATGA